The sequence GCATGGCCATCGCCCCCACGGCGACACCGACCAGCGCCCGCCACCAGCGACTCGCCTTCAGCGGCCGGTCCGAGTAATAAGGGGGCAGGCGGCGCATCACCAGGATGAACACCACCAGGGAGATCGTCTCCACCAGTGCCTGAGTGAGCGCCAGGTCGGGCGCCCCGTGCAGCGCGAACAGCACCACCACGCCGTACCCGGTCACGCCGAGCAGCACCACGGCCTTGAGCCGCCGTCGGGCCCGGGCAGCGAGGAACGCCCCGATCGCAATCACCAGGCCAACCGCCACCTGGGCGGGGGTGTCGAACCACCGGATCTGGCCGACCTGCACACCACCGGTGATCGTCGCGATCCCGATCGAGGCCACCGCGGTGAACAGGATGATCGCCAGGTACAGCGGGAGCGAACCACGTTGGGTGATCGAGGTGACCCCGATGGCGAGCCGGTCCAGCCGGCGCATCGTGCTGCGGTAGCTGTGGTCGGCATCGGGGGCGAGCACGACGGCGTCCTGCACCCGGTACACGAGGTGTCGTCCGGCGTAGAGCACGAGTCCGAGCAGCACGATCCCGGCCGTGAGCAGGAGCGGAAGACCGAACCCGCCCCAGAGGGTCAGGTGCCCGGCGTCCCCGGCGGGGTAGGTGCCGGCGTGGCCGGACAGCAGACGTTCGCCCAAGCCCGGGACGAGGCCGGCGGCGAGACCGGCCACGGCGAGCAGGAGACCGGGAATGAACAGTCCGGTGGCCTCGCGGTCCAGCTCGGTGTCGGCCAGGTCCGCCTTACGGGCGAACGCGCCCCAGAGGAACCGCAGACCGTAGGCAAAGGTGAGCACCGAGCCGACCACGATCACGGCGAGCACGATGATCTGGTGCGTTCCGCCGTCGTGCGTGAGCGCCTCCAGCGCTGCCTCTTTGCCGACATAGCCGGCAAACGGCGGCAAGCCGATCATGGAGAAGATGGCGAGGAACCCAGCGATGCTCGCCGCGGGCAGATTGCGGCCCAGACCGGAGAGCTTGCGCAGATCGCGGGTGCCGGCAGCCGCGTCGATCACCCCGACGGTGAGGAACAGCGCCGCCTTGAACATTGCGTGCGCGCCGACCAGCGCCAGCCCGGCGAGCGCCACAGCGCGTTCGGCCTGACCGACGAGCAGGATGAGGAAACCGAGCTGGCTGACCGTGCCGAAGGCGAGCAGAAGCTTCAGGTCGTACTGCTTCAGAGCGCGGTACCCACCGACGATCATCGTCGCACCACCGGCCACGAGAATCATCCAGCGCCAGACGGCGAGATCAGCGAACCCGGGAGCCAGCCGGGCCACCAGGTACACACCGGCCTTGACCATCGCAGCGGCGTGCAGATAGGCACTGACCGGAGTGGGAGCGGCCATCGCCGACGGCAGCCAGAAGTGGAACGGGATCTGCGCCGACTTCGTCAGGGCGCCGACCAGCACCAGCACCACGGCGGTGGTCACGCCCCAGCCGGTGGGTGTGTTCGCCACCAGCTCGGTGAGCGAGTACGACCCGCCCTCGGTCTCCCCGAGGATGAGGAAGCCGCCGAGCATCGCCAGCCCGCCGAGCGTGGTGACGATGATCGCCTGCATCGCCGAACGCCGGGAGCCCTTGCGGTCGAAGTAGTGCCCGATCAGCAGGTAGGAGAAGATCGTGGTCAGTTCCCAGAAGACGTACAGCACGAGCGTGTTGTCCGTGCTGACCAGACCGAGCATCGTGCCGGCGAAGGCGACGAACACTCCGGCGAACCGGCCGAGGAACTTCGCACCGGAGGCGAAGTACCAGGCGCAGTAGGCGAGCACCAGCGCTCCCACAGCACCGACGATCAGCACCATGAACCAGGCCAGGGTGTCCAGCCGGAACGTCAGGTCCATCCCGATGGAGTCGACCCACTGCACGTCCACCCGGGGACCGCGACCATCCAGTACCGCACTGATCTGAGTGAGCGCCCACACCGCTGCCGAACCGGGCACCAGCGCCAGCGGCAGGAACATCTTCCGGCCGAACCGTGCCACCAGAGAGGGCGCAACCAGAGCCGCGATGAGGTGCACGGCTAATAGCTGCAGCACGTCCGCTCCTGCTCAGTGGGCGTGGTCAGTGGTCAGAGTTCAAGTGGTGCAGTTGTGTTCGGGATGGGGAAAATGGCACGCCGCACCGCCCCGAAGCGGCTAGCGGGCCGGTCCCAATACTAACAATTGCCCCAGGGTGCCGAGGCCGGTGCTCACCGGCTGGACGCATCGGCGAGGACTACAACCATCCGTTCTCCTGTGCCAGCCGAGCAGCCTCCGCGCGAGTGCGCGCACCAGTCTTGCCGATTGCGGCAGAGAGGTGATTGCGCACCGTGCCCTCGGTCAGATGCAGCGCCCGGGCGACATCTGCTGCGGTGCCACCGGTGGCGGCCTCCCGAAGCACCTCGGTCTCTCGGGCGGTGAGCGGCGACTCGCCGGCCACCAGCCCTTCGGCGGCGAGCACCGGATCCACCACCCGCAGCCCGGCGTGCACCCGCCGGACCGCGTCGGCGAGCCGGCGGGCCGGGGTGTCCTTGACCACGAACCCGTCCGCCCCCGCGCGCAGCGCCCGGCGCAGGTAACCGGGCCGGCCGAAGGTGGTGACGATCAGCACCCGCACACCGGGGTGCTCGGCCTTGATCGCGGCG is a genomic window of Ruania zhangjianzhongii containing:
- a CDS encoding Na+/H+ antiporter subunit A, which produces MLQLLAVHLIAALVAPSLVARFGRKMFLPLALVPGSAAVWALTQISAVLDGRGPRVDVQWVDSIGMDLTFRLDTLAWFMVLIVGAVGALVLAYCAWYFASGAKFLGRFAGVFVAFAGTMLGLVSTDNTLVLYVFWELTTIFSYLLIGHYFDRKGSRRSAMQAIIVTTLGGLAMLGGFLILGETEGGSYSLTELVANTPTGWGVTTAVVLVLVGALTKSAQIPFHFWLPSAMAAPTPVSAYLHAAAMVKAGVYLVARLAPGFADLAVWRWMILVAGGATMIVGGYRALKQYDLKLLLAFGTVSQLGFLILLVGQAERAVALAGLALVGAHAMFKAALFLTVGVIDAAAGTRDLRKLSGLGRNLPAASIAGFLAIFSMIGLPPFAGYVGKEAALEALTHDGGTHQIIVLAVIVVGSVLTFAYGLRFLWGAFARKADLADTELDREATGLFIPGLLLAVAGLAAGLVPGLGERLLSGHAGTYPAGDAGHLTLWGGFGLPLLLTAGIVLLGLVLYAGRHLVYRVQDAVVLAPDADHSYRSTMRRLDRLAIGVTSITQRGSLPLYLAIILFTAVASIGIATITGGVQVGQIRWFDTPAQVAVGLVIAIGAFLAARARRRLKAVVLLGVTGYGVVVLFALHGAPDLALTQALVETISLVVFILVMRRLPPYYSDRPLKASRWWRALVGVAVGAMAMLLALVVPNARVAEPIAQFFPEEAYEYGHGKNIVNVTLVDIRAWDTMGEIAVLLVAATGVASLVFLRARSRGVDRVRDFKPSAPSVWPVPPGEDVAARLRGLAAANKDARRNRRWLPSEVALPPYRRSVIFEVATRIVFHTMLVFAVFLLFSGHNAPGGGFVAGLVVGIALTVRYLAGGRYELGEAVPVLPGALLGSGLFLSAGAGVVPMFFGGAVLQSVAIDFNLGILGEVHLVTTLFFDIGVFLVVVGLILDVLRSLGSEVDRQGEAAGQAAPDVAHDSPRSTADDAEPDLVHTGGGGGSE
- a CDS encoding response regulator transcription factor; amino-acid sequence: MIRVLLADDQSLVRGAVAALLGLEADIEVTGEAGDAAEVLGLLTAAAVDVALVDVEMPGMDGIALTAAIKAEHPGVRVLIVTTFGRPGYLRRALRAGADGFVVKDTPARRLADAVRRVHAGLRVVDPVLAAEGLVAGESPLTARETEVLREAATGGTAADVARALHLTEGTVRNHLSAAIGKTGARTRAEAARLAQENGWL